In Drosophila subpulchrella strain 33 F10 #4 breed RU33 chromosome X, RU_Dsub_v1.1 Primary Assembly, whole genome shotgun sequence, the DNA window TATACCAGTACATGCAAACCTAGTTGTACTTGTATGCGGCATCATACTTGAGTAGAACAAACAATTTATACATTAGTATTTATGTAACAAGCTACTTTTACTCACATGCCAGTGTGCATAGTATAAAGTATATTATATAGTACGATATATACACAAATATATAGACGACATTTGACGACCGTAAGCCCGAACACAGCAATTTACTTATATAACAAACCAAACAACCAAGTTtctttcaaaaaacaaaatgcaaatttttgGTACGAAGAGAACgacaattatgaaataaaggCAAGTGGATGGGTAGATAAGAGGAGGTGAAGCATATGAAGATGGAGAAAAACCCATGAAatacaatatatatacacttatttaaaatatttaacaaaaacaaaaacaaacgatttatatatatatatatatatacataccaCTAAATagtttaaatgtttatttattgtatttgAACAAGATGAACGATAATGAaaccaaatttaaataaaactaataACTCAAAAAACCAATGAAGAGCATTTTTTAATCGCAGTGGGGAGTGtatgattttttatttaattttttctttatgtGTATCTTTGGTTTTAGGTATTCGTTAATGATAATCACATCAAAATATACTCATtagcaattttttttaaaattttttgagttataaatgattttaaatacttttataaaatgATGTATTGAAAACGGGGGGATCTATGGACAGCAAAAATGGTTTGACATAGAAATCTTAACCGcaattcttttataattttttataggtAATTGATATGTTGATAACTTGATTTGAggctttataaaaaatttatttttggtataTCCTTGGCAAttatcatttaaaatttcagtGATGACATCTTGATTTAAGTGAAAAGCTTTGTTTTCGGCATACCCCTAGTGTTATTTTTCTCCAGTTCAGGCTGCATTATGAAACTgatttaatatcaattttaTAGGGCAGAGCCTTCAGTGGGCGGCACACGCGTCCAGGGCTTCGTTGAGCGCATCGAATCTCCGGATGGCATTCTGGGTGGCCTCGGTGGTGCAGGCGGTGGCATCGGTGGCCACGGCGGGCACGCTGTTCCGGAGTCCAATCAAATGGGCTATCGAACCCGGGGCCTTGCCGAGGAAGAGGGCGAGTTTGGCATAGAATTTAACTTCACAGGGTTTTTTCATTATGGCGCTGCTGTAGTTGTTGCACTTGCAATACAGCTTGTAGAGCTGATAGCTATCCACGGTCAGCTGGAGGACCGCCTTCTTGGTGTCCGTGACCAGTTCGATGGAGGTGACGGCAGCAACGTAGCCGCAATCCAGGAATTCCACGGTGGTGGAGGCCACCACATCGGCCGCATTGGTGGTCACATTGACGGCACACGAGCCGGCATCCTGGGCCCGCCTCTCGATATCCTCGGCCAGCTTCTCCAGCTCCCGGATGGGGTACAGGAAGATCTTCAGCAGCTGGCGCTCTGTCAGCCGAATGATGTCCTTGGCCAGGGCCTTCGATTCGTCAACGAAGAAGCTCAGCAGGCGGTTCACAAAGGCCAACTCATCCAGCTCCGCGTTGCCCATCTCCTGCAGCATTCCATCGTTCAGGTTGAGTCCCAAATCCAGGTCGAAGTTCAAGTCCAGGTCCAGGCCAAGTTCCTTGACC includes these proteins:
- the LOC119558137 gene encoding uncharacterized protein LOC119558137, coding for MRSIILVLALALAAVSAVPFKEAHDSASLQELVKELGLDLDLNFDLDLGLNLNDGMLQEMGNAELDELAFVNRLLSFFVDESKALAKDIIRLTERQLLKIFLYPIRELEKLAEDIERRAQDAGSCAVNVTTNAADVVASTTVEFLDCGYVAAVTSIELVTDTKKAVLQLTVDSYQLYKLYCKCNNYSSAIMKKPCEVKFYAKLALFLGKAPGSIAHLIGLRNSVPAVATDATACTTEATQNAIRRFDALNEALDACAAH